Within Deferrivibrio essentukiensis, the genomic segment TTTCTCAACTTATAAATTTATTGGGGTATAATACTATCCGTGCCAAAAATGGTGAAGAAGCTATTGATATTTTTAAAAGATACAAAGAGCAAGGGGATAAAATAGACCTATGCATACTCGATATTACCATAAAAGGTGGTATGGGTGGAAAGGAAACAATCGAAAAGTTAATTGAAATCGATAAAAACGTCAAAGCTATTGTTTCAAGCGGTTACTCAGATGATGAGGTAATGGCACATCCTCAAAAATATGGATTTTACAACTCGCTACAAAAGCCGTTTAAAATTGAAGATATAACAAAGATATTAAAAGATATGTAAAAAGATACTATCCCCTAAAGTACCCTTAAAGTAATTAATACTTTGATTTATTACAAATTGACATCTTTTCATTAATAAATTAATAATAAATATGAAATTAAGCAAGCATATCATTATATTCATACTGCTCTGTGCCACACTTCTTTACACTCTCTACTCATACGAAATTTCAAAAGCTATCATTATTTTTAATCTGGCTACGATTACTGCGATACTTTTCATTATAATTTTAGAGGAAAAAGCAAAAAAAAATTCAAGCATTAATAATTTTATAGGATATTTTAAAATCCCAATTATTATCCACCGTCACAATGGTAAAATTATATCGTCAAATAATGCTGCCAGCTCCATTATTGATGAGAAAGTTATAAACCAAGCAATTAATACTTCTTCGGGTAAAACTCAAACGCCAAAAGTTGTAGAGGTGAGCACTCAAAAAGGATTGAGGAAGTTTAGTGTAGATACTGTATTAATTGAAGAAGACAAATTACTTAGCTACTTCATAGATATTACAGAGCTTAACGAGTTAAAAAAGCAACTTTATCTGTCCCAAAATCAGGCTGCAATAGGACTCTTGACATCCGGACTGAGTCATGATTTTAAAAATATACTCCAAAATATAAACATATATCTATCTCTAATTAAACAAAGTAAAAACCATGATGATATTGCTGCATATTGCAACACAATAAAGCAATTAGTAGATGACTCTAATGCTTTTATAAAAAATATTTTGAACCTTTCAAAAAACCAAAATAAAGAGTTTGAAAAAATAAATTTAGATAATTTTTTAAAAGAAACGGTTTCGATTATTGAAAAAACTTCAACCTCAAAATTAACAATTTCTTATATGAACTTTGCTACTGAAGTTGCTATCACTACCATCCCTTCTATGCTCAGACAGATACTTATCAATCTTTCTCAAAATGCCATTGAAGCTCTGAAAGATTCAAACTCAGGGGTGATAAGCATTACTGCTGAAAAGATAAGCATAAAACTGATTGATTTTATAAAAATTGATTTGAAAGATAACGGTAAAGGAATTAAAAAGTGTGACCTTGATAAAATTTTCAGCCCATTTTATACTACAAATAAAATATCAGGCACAGGGCTTGGTCTTACAATGGCAAAAATTTTAATAAAAGAGCTTGGGGGATTTATCGAGGCTGACAGCCATGTTGGAGAGTGGACATGTTTTTCAATATATCTGCCGATACGTTAGAAGCAAACTTTAACAATTATCTCAATACAGTTTTCAAACATTCACTTTTTCTAAAAAACTTTTATAACAAAAATAAGTTAGATAATAAATCAATCATTAATAATCTTCTCAAACAAAGATCCGTAAAAGAGATTTTAGAAAACTTCAAAAGTGTAGATTACTTGAATTTGGATGAAAAAGAATTTCTCAGTTTTATTAGAAAAATGAAGTATCAGGAATACCTTATTATTGCCATTAAAGATTTATGTCTTTCATGTCCCATAAAAGATTTAACGGCACATATCTCATCATTTGCAAAAGCTGCGGTAGAAGTAGCCTATGAATATGCTCTCAACCAACTGAAACGTGAATATGGAAACCCTCTTGATGAAAACGGCGATGAAATTGGATTTTGTATAATTGCCCTTGGAAAGTTTGGAGGATGGGAGCTGAACTTTAGCTCTGATATTGACATTATTTATGTTTATGAAACAGAAAAAGGGGAATGCAGCAAGTCCAAGATATCAGTTCACGAATTTTTCTGTAAGCTCGGTGAAAAGATAAAATATCTCCTTAATGAAAGGACTGAAGATGGTATTGTCTATAGGGTCGATTTGAGATTGAGGCCAGACGGTGATATCGGAGATATAGCTCTCCCTTTGAGAAGCTATGAAATATATTATGAAACATATGGGCAAAGCTGGGAAAGGATGATGCTACTAAAAGCTTTGCCTGTAGCGGGAAATGCGGAATTGGGCTTA encodes:
- a CDS encoding two-component system sensor histidine kinase NtrB; protein product: MKLSKHIIIFILLCATLLYTLYSYEISKAIIIFNLATITAILFIIILEEKAKKNSSINNFIGYFKIPIIIHRHNGKIISSNNAASSIIDEKVINQAINTSSGKTQTPKVVEVSTQKGLRKFSVDTVLIEEDKLLSYFIDITELNELKKQLYLSQNQAAIGLLTSGLSHDFKNILQNINIYLSLIKQSKNHDDIAAYCNTIKQLVDDSNAFIKNILNLSKNQNKEFEKINLDNFLKETVSIIEKTSTSKLTISYMNFATEVAITTIPSMLRQILINLSQNAIEALKDSNSGVISITAEKISIKLIDFIKIDLKDNGKGIKKCDLDKIFSPFYTTNKISGTGLGLTMAKILIKELGGFIEADSHVGEWTCFSIYLPIR